The following proteins are co-located in the Candidatus Babeliales bacterium genome:
- a CDS encoding metal ABC transporter permease: MNIVTAEILAIAALATIACTTIGTFLILRDVALMSDAISHAVLPGIVIMFLFVKKLDSPLLIIGASLAGIATVLLTELIIQSKRLKKDAALGFVFSLFFSVGILLICKYTRNVHLDTDMVILGELAFTPFTRLVIAGHDYGPSALWSMISITLANLTFIICFYKELLLTTFDATFARTVHCNPTTLYYAIMILASITAVGSFHLVGSIVVVTLMLAPAATAYLLTTRLSSLLFLSCALGTTATLIGYLLAHWADVSLAGSIATVHGCMFLCSFLFAPQKGILHSTFFHRAAYNNMLAMILCTYLIQHKDKYHSATTIAQNLNWSHTQTTATIEYALSQQLILKSTNVIAITDYGIAATNQYCKKI; encoded by the coding sequence ATGAACATCGTGACCGCAGAAATTCTTGCCATAGCAGCACTCGCTACCATCGCATGCACCACCATTGGGACATTTCTCATACTACGAGATGTTGCATTAATGAGCGACGCCATCAGTCATGCAGTGCTACCCGGCATTGTAATCATGTTTTTATTCGTTAAAAAACTGGATTCGCCGCTTCTGATTATTGGCGCATCCCTTGCTGGCATTGCAACGGTACTGCTAACAGAGCTCATTATACAGAGCAAACGACTGAAAAAAGATGCTGCACTCGGATTTGTATTTTCACTCTTTTTTTCCGTAGGAATTTTACTTATTTGTAAGTACACCCGCAACGTACATTTAGATACCGATATGGTAATTTTAGGAGAACTGGCGTTCACTCCATTTACCAGGCTCGTTATTGCAGGGCACGATTATGGGCCTTCAGCCTTATGGAGCATGATCAGCATCACGCTTGCTAATCTTACTTTTATTATCTGTTTCTACAAAGAGCTCCTACTAACCACCTTCGATGCTACTTTTGCCAGAACAGTACACTGCAATCCAACAACGTTGTACTACGCGATTATGATCTTAGCGAGCATCACCGCAGTTGGTAGCTTTCATCTTGTTGGTTCAATTGTAGTAGTAACCTTGATGCTTGCACCAGCTGCCACCGCATATCTCCTGACAACCCGCCTATCTTCCCTTTTATTTTTAAGTTGCGCGTTGGGAACTACTGCAACTTTAATTGGTTACTTACTCGCACATTGGGCAGATGTGTCCTTAGCGGGATCAATCGCAACGGTCCATGGCTGTATGTTTTTATGCAGCTTTTTATTCGCACCGCAAAAAGGAATTTTACACAGCACATTTTTTCATCGTGCAGCATACAACAATATGCTTGCCATGATCCTATGCACCTACCTCATACAACATAAAGACAAATACCATAGCGCAACGACTATAGCACAGAATCTCAATTGGTCGCATACACAAACCACTGCAACAATCGAATATGCACTCTCACAGCAACTCATACTAAAAAGTACGAATGTCATTGCAATCACGGACTATGGAATTGCAGCTACCAACCAATATTGCAAGAAAATTTGA
- a CDS encoding iron chelate uptake ABC transporter family permease subunit, producing the protein MVQTMYLWFIHNYTLCIVMLGTGILGATAGAIGVFATLRKQTLLGDAISHAALPGIAIAFLYSPQKTVFPLLIGGACTGTLATALTLYIAKKTTIKTDTLLGIMLSVFFGIGLVLITIIQQQEHTHAAIINNFIFGNASTILVSDLIYLSAIALLVLTCLTIWFKECALTTFDPSFAHTTGHRVIFFDVLLTTLLLCTIIIGLQMVGVILMSALIIAPAAAARQWTHHLHIMALLSATIGGTCGIIGSLISNSFDHIPTGPTIVICLSVIVLLSCLSTTQKAQL; encoded by the coding sequence ATGGTACAAACAATGTATCTCTGGTTTATTCATAATTATACGCTGTGTATTGTTATGCTGGGCACCGGAATTTTAGGAGCCACGGCAGGTGCTATTGGAGTATTTGCAACATTACGCAAACAAACGCTCCTTGGTGATGCAATATCACACGCAGCTCTGCCTGGTATTGCAATTGCCTTTCTGTATTCACCACAAAAAACAGTATTTCCCCTTTTAATTGGTGGTGCTTGTACTGGCACACTTGCAACCGCACTGACCTTATATATCGCAAAAAAAACTACCATTAAAACTGACACGCTGCTGGGAATTATGTTATCTGTATTTTTCGGTATAGGACTGGTACTCATCACCATTATCCAACAACAAGAACATACCCATGCCGCCATCATTAATAATTTTATTTTTGGTAATGCCTCTACTATTTTAGTAAGCGATCTAATCTATCTAAGCGCCATTGCACTACTAGTACTTACCTGTCTGACAATCTGGTTTAAAGAATGTGCACTCACTACATTCGATCCCTCTTTTGCACATACTACCGGACATCGTGTAATTTTTTTTGATGTACTGCTCACTACATTACTCCTCTGCACAATCATCATCGGCCTACAAATGGTAGGAGTAATTCTAATGAGTGCACTCATCATTGCTCCTGCTGCAGCTGCACGACAATGGACTCATCATCTCCATATCATGGCATTGTTATCTGCAACTATTGGTGGAACGTGCGGCATTATTGGATCACTCATCAGCAACTCATTTGATCATATACCGACAGGACCAACTATTGTTATTTGTTTAAGCGTTATCGTCTTACTTTCTTGCTTAAGCACTACCCAAAAAGCACAACTATGA
- a CDS encoding metal ABC transporter ATP-binding protein translates to MNSCAITLNNLTVAYNNKPVLWNITAEIPQGVILGIIGPNGAGKSTLIKSILDLTTPVSGHITILGGSYEQHRHKIAYVPQRSTVDWDFPATVLDVVLMGRYGRLGWFKRPTKIDIDAALHALDQVGLLSHANHAINNLSGGQQQRIFLARALLQDATLYLLDEPFIGVDTTTEKTTMSVLKTLRDAGKTIILVHHNLQTVRHYFDWLFLLNIEKIACGSIDDVFVPDYISATYGTDISLHMQI, encoded by the coding sequence ATGAACTCTTGTGCAATAACCCTTAACAATCTCACCGTTGCCTATAACAACAAACCGGTGCTCTGGAATATCACCGCAGAAATTCCACAGGGTGTTATTCTTGGCATTATTGGTCCCAACGGAGCAGGTAAGAGTACCTTAATAAAATCGATTCTCGATCTCACAACACCAGTTTCTGGACACATTACCATCCTCGGCGGCTCATACGAACAACATCGCCATAAAATCGCTTATGTACCGCAACGATCAACGGTTGACTGGGATTTCCCTGCAACTGTGCTTGACGTAGTCCTTATGGGACGGTATGGCAGACTTGGCTGGTTTAAGCGCCCTACAAAAATTGATATCGATGCTGCATTACATGCTCTGGATCAAGTGGGGCTTTTATCACATGCTAACCATGCAATAAACAACCTATCTGGCGGCCAACAGCAACGTATCTTTCTAGCACGCGCACTTCTGCAAGATGCAACATTGTATCTTTTAGATGAGCCTTTTATCGGGGTCGATACGACCACCGAAAAAACAACCATGTCTGTATTAAAGACATTGCGGGATGCAGGAAAAACAATCATTTTGGTACATCACAATCTACAAACAGTACGCCACTATTTTGATTGGCTTTTTTTATTAAATATAGAAAAAATTGCATGCGGCTCTATTGATGATGTATTTGTTCCTGATTACATCAGCGCAACATACGGCACTGACATTTCACTACATATGCAGATCTAA